One window of Nostoc sp. C052 genomic DNA carries:
- a CDS encoding alpha/beta fold hydrolase: MSDPFDVLWLSASPVLQRFDKPLLEYLSKYTSVAQWEYQQTKDEASSIDQAVELLYEFLKWRDRPVHLAGHAMGGAIALTFARRFPQKVRSLTLLAVAAQPANNWQAHYYFQRQLFNISRELVLASSVRSLFGNQPPHTTKKLVAALDKDLEQSPSSHSLFKLVYLPKAGVSMPMMVCGSKSDPVVNPPALHDWSNWLKPEDKLWECSQGYHFFHYFYPQQVGEQILSFWHHHHPHLLVASPLSFSTSTSYS, encoded by the coding sequence ATGTCCGATCCATTTGATGTTTTATGGTTAAGTGCTAGTCCTGTTTTGCAGCGTTTTGATAAACCATTGCTTGAATATTTATCTAAGTATACAAGTGTCGCCCAGTGGGAATACCAGCAAACTAAAGATGAAGCTAGTTCCATAGATCAAGCTGTGGAGTTGCTATATGAATTTTTAAAATGGCGCGATCGCCCCGTGCATTTAGCAGGTCATGCTATGGGTGGTGCGATCGCCTTAACCTTTGCGCGACGATTTCCGCAAAAAGTGCGATCGCTAACTCTGCTGGCTGTAGCGGCTCAACCTGCAAACAATTGGCAAGCTCACTATTACTTTCAACGACAACTTTTTAACATCAGCCGTGAGTTAGTTTTGGCAAGCAGTGTCCGCAGTCTTTTTGGAAATCAACCACCTCATACTACTAAGAAGTTAGTCGCCGCCCTAGATAAAGATTTAGAACAATCTCCATCATCACACTCTTTATTTAAGTTGGTTTATTTACCCAAGGCTGGAGTTTCTATGCCAATGATGGTATGTGGTAGCAAGAGCGATCCGGTAGTCAATCCACCTGCATTACATGACTGGTCTAATTGGTTAAAACCAGAAGATAAACTGTGGGAATGCTCACAAGGATATCATTTTTTTCACTACTTTTATCCTCAACAAGTTGGCGAGCAGATTTTGAGTTTTTGGCACCATCACCATCCACATTTACTGGTAGCATCTCCACTATCTTTTAGCACTTCTACAAGTTATTCATAA
- a CDS encoding ATP-binding sensor histidine kinase — MVSIADYHVSKELYNGSRTLVYRANRETDQKSVVIKLMKTAYPSFSELVHFRNQFTIAKNLNLPGIIQTYSLEPYQNGYALVMEDFGGISLKEWGVESGEWGLGGSLESLMEFLRIAIALCDALDILIRNRIIHKDIKPANILINPETKEVKLIDFSIASLLPRETQILMSPNVLEGTLGYLSPEQTGRMNRGIDYRTDFYSLGVTFYELLSGQLPFQSHDPMELVHCHIAKLPPLLEERKEIPQVLSDIVMKLMAKNAEDRYQSAFGLKYDLENCLVQLKETGKIVSFPIAQRDVCDRFIIPEKLYGREHEVEILLKAFDRVTNNQTELMLVAGFSGIGKTALVNEVHKPIVRQRGYFIKGKFDQFNRNIPFSAFVQAFRDLMEQLLSESDVQLSTWKNKILQVLGDEGQVILEVIPELEQIIGQQPSATELSQSAAQNRFNLLFQKFIQVFTTKEHPLVIFLDDLQWADSASLKLMQLLMSESGSGALLLIGAYRDNEVSTTHQLMLTLAEIRKANATIHSITLAPLSKASLNQLVVDTLSCSDKTAQPLTELVYQKTQGNPFFATHFLKILYEDGLITFNSEQGYWQCDIVAVKALALTDDVVEFLALQLQKLSAATQNVLKLAACIGNQFDLRTLAIVSEQSETETAASLWKALQEGLVLPTTEVYKFFQDNEYNADSNPFNSNFQIPIYKFLHDRVQQAAYSLIPDEQKQFTHLKIGQLLLKNTSESQQEERIFEIVSQLNRGILLITQLTERQQLAQLNLNAGRKAKEATAYVAAIHYLNSGMQLLTINSWEIAYELTLNLYEEAAEAAFLNHEFDQMESLIQVVIEKTTTLLDRVKVYEVQLQAYQVRDQSLQAIATGRELLAQLGVTLPESVTPPDIQQYVVNTLSTLAGRSIEGLIDLPLMDNTKALVALRIMASIAPAIHQNCSYLFPILACEEVNLSLKYGNAPLSAPGYADFGIVLNACNQLESGYEFGKLALMLVDRFQAKSVQSMTLFKVAALNQYNKQHICNSISLLQESHNIGLETGDFFHVITSMIFKLFYIYLSGKEFLEILLADIKAYKSNFAKNQRLLNWSSILCQSIKNLTEYSNNPECLIGEDCQEEQLLSSIIKEDELTPHIFFLNKLTLSYLFENFPAAVENANQGEQYLNGVPGMLSVPVYYYYDSLSRLAVYPMVEPFQQEQLLLKVSENQEKLQLRAKLAPMNFQHKFDLVEAERHRVLGEKMAAIELYDRAITLAKENEYIQEEALSNELAAKFYLEWGKDKIAQFYMQEAYYCYARWGAKAKTEDLEKRYPQLLFPVLQGQLNPLRLSSTIDTSSFTHQTIHTNLSSSTISETLDLSTIFKASQALSSEIKLEQLLTTLLLVIMENSGAQKAILLVLQQDSLVVEAVANINEGVTLLSVPLSSKENIPITLINFVKHSLKTVVLDDATAQTNFIADPYFMQKQPKSVLCTPILNQGKLIGLLYLENPLTIGVFTRDRTEVIQLLCTQAAISLENARLFQESQNYAHQLERSLQELERTQLQMVQNEKMATLGNLVAGVAHEINNPIGFLEGSLDNAEEYTQDLLTHIQLFKQYHPTPAIAVIEHSEKIDLEFLIEDLPKLVNSMKVASERIKDISTSLRTFSRADTAEKVACNLHEGIESTLLILKYRLKANEKRPAIEVVTEYGNLPPVKCFLGQLNQVFMNIIANAIDALDASIAGYSYAQVRDEYQQILIHTEVSNNNTVIIRIRDNGQGMPEEIRAQIFNHLFTTKEVGKGTGLGLAIARQIVEEIHNGQLSCNSVLGEGTEFVIEIPV, encoded by the coding sequence ATGGTCAGCATTGCCGATTATCACGTTAGCAAAGAACTATACAACGGTTCTCGAACCTTAGTTTATCGCGCTAATCGAGAGACTGACCAAAAATCTGTGGTGATTAAGCTGATGAAAACTGCTTATCCCAGTTTCAGCGAATTGGTACACTTTCGCAACCAGTTCACCATCGCCAAAAATCTGAATCTACCTGGAATCATCCAAACCTACAGCCTGGAACCCTATCAGAATGGCTATGCGTTGGTGATGGAAGACTTCGGGGGAATTTCCTTGAAGGAATGGGGAGTAGAGAGTGGAGAGTGGGGACTGGGGGGAAGTCTAGAATCTTTGATGGAGTTTTTACGAATTGCGATCGCTCTGTGTGATGCCTTAGATATTCTAATTCGTAATCGAATCATTCACAAAGATATTAAACCTGCCAATATTTTAATTAATCCCGAGACTAAAGAAGTTAAGTTAATTGACTTCAGTATTGCATCTCTGCTACCACGGGAAACTCAAATCTTAATGAGTCCTAATGTGTTAGAAGGAACATTAGGCTATTTGTCTCCAGAGCAAACTGGACGAATGAATCGGGGGATTGATTACCGGACTGATTTTTATTCTTTAGGTGTAACTTTTTACGAACTATTATCAGGGCAATTACCATTTCAATCACACGACCCGATGGAATTGGTACATTGTCATATTGCCAAACTTCCGCCACTTTTAGAGGAGAGGAAAGAGATTCCACAAGTGTTGTCAGACATTGTGATGAAATTGATGGCGAAAAATGCCGAAGACCGCTATCAGAGTGCATTCGGACTGAAATATGATTTAGAAAATTGTTTGGTTCAACTGAAAGAAACGGGTAAGATTGTAAGTTTCCCAATTGCTCAACGGGATGTGTGCGATCGCTTTATTATCCCAGAAAAACTCTATGGTCGTGAGCATGAAGTTGAAATTCTGCTAAAAGCCTTTGACCGCGTTACTAACAATCAGACAGAATTAATGCTGGTGGCTGGTTTTTCTGGTATTGGTAAAACTGCCTTAGTTAACGAGGTTCACAAACCTATTGTCCGGCAACGGGGCTACTTCATTAAAGGCAAATTTGACCAATTTAATCGGAATATTCCCTTCTCCGCTTTTGTGCAGGCATTTCGAGACTTAATGGAACAATTACTGAGTGAAAGTGATGTCCAATTGTCAACTTGGAAAAATAAAATTTTACAAGTGCTGGGGGATGAGGGGCAAGTCATTCTTGAGGTAATTCCCGAACTAGAACAAATTATTGGTCAACAACCATCGGCAACGGAACTTTCACAGAGTGCAGCCCAGAATCGCTTCAATTTACTCTTTCAAAAGTTTATTCAGGTATTCACCACAAAAGAACATCCATTAGTAATTTTCCTTGATGATTTGCAATGGGCTGATTCTGCATCACTCAAATTGATGCAGTTGTTGATGAGCGAGTCAGGAAGTGGAGCTTTACTTTTAATTGGGGCTTATCGAGATAACGAAGTATCTACCACACATCAGTTAATGTTGACTTTAGCGGAGATTCGCAAAGCCAATGCCACAATTCACAGCATTACTTTAGCTCCGTTAAGTAAAGCTAGTTTAAATCAATTAGTCGTTGATACCTTGAGTTGTTCAGATAAAACTGCCCAACCTTTAACGGAACTTGTCTATCAAAAAACTCAAGGAAATCCATTTTTCGCAACACACTTTCTCAAAATATTATATGAAGATGGACTGATTACTTTTAATTCCGAACAAGGGTACTGGCAATGCGATATTGTTGCTGTGAAAGCACTTGCCCTTACCGATGATGTTGTAGAGTTCCTAGCGCTACAGTTGCAAAAATTGTCAGCAGCAACGCAAAATGTGCTGAAATTAGCTGCGTGCATTGGCAACCAATTCGATTTGCGAACCCTAGCAATTGTTTCTGAACAATCGGAAACTGAAACGGCAGCATCTTTATGGAAAGCTTTACAAGAAGGGTTAGTTTTACCTACTACTGAAGTTTATAAATTTTTTCAAGATAATGAGTATAATGCTGACTCCAACCCCTTCAATTCTAATTTCCAAATCCCTATCTATAAATTTTTACATGATCGGGTACAACAAGCAGCTTACTCTCTAATTCCAGATGAGCAGAAACAATTTACCCATCTTAAAATTGGTCAATTACTCTTAAAAAATACCTCTGAGTCACAGCAAGAGGAGCGGATTTTTGAGATTGTCAGTCAGTTGAATCGAGGAATATTACTAATTACCCAACTGACTGAACGTCAACAATTAGCTCAGTTAAATCTGAATGCTGGTCGGAAAGCAAAAGAAGCTACTGCTTATGTTGCAGCAATTCATTACCTCAATTCTGGAATGCAGTTGCTGACAATTAATAGTTGGGAAATTGCTTACGAACTGACTTTAAATTTATACGAAGAAGCTGCCGAAGCTGCCTTTCTCAACCATGAATTTGACCAGATGGAATCTCTTATCCAGGTTGTCATCGAAAAAACAACCACCTTACTGGATAGAGTGAAAGTTTATGAAGTTCAACTCCAAGCTTATCAGGTGCGGGATCAATCATTGCAAGCGATCGCAACAGGGCGTGAACTTCTGGCTCAACTTGGGGTAACATTACCTGAATCAGTAACACCTCCAGACATTCAACAATATGTAGTAAACACGCTCTCCACATTGGCAGGCAGAAGTATTGAGGGCTTAATTGATTTACCATTGATGGATAATACCAAAGCTTTGGTTGCTTTGCGGATTATGGCTAGCATTGCTCCTGCCATCCACCAGAATTGCTCGTATCTGTTTCCAATTTTGGCCTGCGAAGAGGTGAATTTATCTCTTAAATACGGCAATGCACCACTTTCTGCACCAGGATATGCAGATTTTGGAATTGTACTTAATGCTTGTAACCAACTAGAGTCAGGCTACGAATTTGGTAAGCTAGCTTTAATGCTTGTAGATAGATTTCAAGCAAAATCTGTTCAAAGCATGACTCTATTTAAGGTAGCTGCATTAAATCAATATAATAAACAACATATTTGCAACTCAATAAGTTTATTACAAGAATCCCATAATATTGGATTAGAGACAGGCGATTTTTTTCATGTAATTACATCCATGATTTTCAAGTTATTCTATATCTATTTAAGTGGTAAAGAATTTCTAGAAATATTGCTAGCAGATATCAAAGCATATAAGTCTAATTTTGCCAAAAATCAGCGCTTATTAAATTGGTCGAGTATACTCTGTCAAAGCATTAAAAATCTAACCGAATATAGTAATAATCCAGAATGCCTCATCGGTGAAGATTGTCAAGAAGAACAACTTTTATCTTCTATCATCAAAGAAGACGAATTAACACCCCATATATTTTTCTTAAATAAGTTAACACTAAGTTATCTGTTTGAGAATTTTCCGGCGGCGGTTGAGAATGCTAATCAGGGAGAGCAATACCTCAACGGTGTCCCAGGAATGCTATCTGTTCCAGTCTACTACTACTACGATTCTTTGTCCCGGCTTGCTGTCTATCCAATGGTTGAACCGTTTCAACAGGAGCAATTACTCTTGAAGGTTAGCGAAAACCAGGAAAAATTGCAGTTACGAGCAAAATTAGCACCGATGAATTTCCAGCACAAATTTGATTTGGTGGAAGCAGAACGGCATCGAGTTTTGGGCGAAAAGATGGCAGCAATAGAATTGTACGATCGCGCCATAACTCTAGCTAAAGAAAACGAATATATCCAAGAAGAAGCTTTGAGCAATGAGCTTGCTGCCAAGTTCTACCTCGAATGGGGCAAAGACAAAATCGCTCAATTTTACATGCAGGAAGCTTATTACTGCTATGCTCGTTGGGGCGCTAAAGCCAAAACTGAGGACTTAGAAAAACGCTATCCTCAACTCCTTTTTCCCGTTTTACAAGGGCAACTAAATCCCTTGCGACTGAGTTCAACTATCGATACATCATCTTTCACACATCAAACCATTCACACAAATCTTTCTAGCAGTACTATTTCTGAAACCCTCGATTTATCCACCATCTTCAAAGCCTCACAAGCTCTTTCCAGTGAAATTAAATTAGAGCAATTACTCACTACTCTTTTGCTAGTGATCATGGAAAATTCTGGGGCACAAAAAGCTATTCTGCTTGTACTCCAACAAGACAGCTTGGTGGTTGAAGCTGTAGCTAATATCAATGAAGGAGTTACCCTACTTTCTGTGCCATTGTCAAGCAAAGAAAACATTCCAATTACATTAATAAACTTTGTCAAACACAGCTTAAAAACTGTTGTGCTGGATGATGCAACAGCACAAACTAATTTTATTGCCGATCCATATTTCATGCAGAAACAACCTAAGAGTGTGTTGTGTACGCCGATATTAAACCAGGGTAAACTCATTGGGCTACTATATCTAGAAAATCCGCTAACAATTGGTGTATTTACTCGCGATCGCACCGAAGTGATCCAACTGCTATGCACCCAAGCCGCCATTTCTCTAGAAAATGCCCGTCTTTTTCAAGAATCCCAGAATTATGCCCATCAACTAGAGCGATCGCTACAAGAACTTGAGCGTACCCAATTACAAATGGTGCAAAATGAAAAAATGGCAACCTTGGGTAATTTAGTTGCTGGAGTAGCACATGAAATTAATAATCCCATTGGATTTCTCGAAGGTAGCCTCGATAATGCCGAAGAGTATACTCAAGACTTACTCACCCATATCCAATTATTTAAACAATATCATCCCACTCCTGCGATCGCAGTTATTGAGCATAGCGAAAAAATTGACCTAGAATTCTTGATTGAAGACTTACCAAAGCTAGTAAATTCAATGAAGGTGGCTTCAGAACGGATTAAAGATATTAGTACCAGTCTGCGTACCTTCTCTAGAGCCGATACAGCCGAAAAAGTTGCTTGTAATCTCCATGAAGGCATTGAGAGTACTCTGTTAATTTTGAAGTATCGCCTCAAAGCTAATGAAAAACGTCCTGCGATCGAAGTCGTCACCGAATACGGTAATTTACCACCAGTTAAGTGCTTTTTAGGACAGCTAAATCAAGTATTCATGAATATCATTGCCAATGCCATTGATGCCTTAGATGCATCCATTGCTGGGTATTCTTATGCCCAAGTGCGAGATGAATATCAGCAAATACTGATTCACACCGAAGTATCCAATAACAACACGGTAATAATTCGCATCAGAGATAACGGTCAGGGGATGCCAGAGGAGATTAGAGCGCAGATATTTAACCACCTGTTTACAACTAAAGAGGTTGGCAAAGGAACGGGATTAGGATTAGCGATCGCTCGTCAAATCGTCGAGGAAATCCATAATGGACAGTTGAGTTGCAATTCTGTGCTTGGTGAAGGAACAGAATTTGTCATAGAGATTCCAGTGTAA
- a CDS encoding DUF3593 domain-containing protein: protein MISKETLFALSLFPYLGFLWFISRSPQMPRLALYGFYGTLVFVAITIPAGIYAQLHYGESLANVDWLHGGAELFLTLSNILLVLGFGQAVRQLKMNNEK from the coding sequence ATGATTTCTAAAGAAACCCTGTTTGCACTTTCACTGTTTCCCTATTTGGGTTTCTTGTGGTTTATCAGCCGCAGTCCGCAAATGCCGCGTTTAGCGCTGTATGGATTTTATGGCACTCTCGTCTTTGTTGCTATCACCATCCCGGCAGGAATTTATGCCCAATTGCATTATGGCGAGTCTTTGGCCAATGTAGATTGGTTACATGGTGGTGCAGAACTATTTTTGACACTTTCTAATATCTTGCTGGTACTAGGTTTTGGGCAAGCTGTAAGGCAATTAAAAATGAATAATGAAAAATAG
- a CDS encoding DUF2499 domain-containing protein has translation MHVLSIPTWIIHISSVIEWIVAIWLIWTYGELTNNRNWWGLSLAMLPALVSAMCACTWHYFDNAESLEWMVTLQATMTLVGNFTLWATAYLIWRSTKSADTVEPNPIKSE, from the coding sequence ATGCACGTGCTATCAATTCCTACCTGGATTATTCACATTTCTAGCGTTATTGAGTGGATTGTCGCCATTTGGTTAATCTGGACTTACGGCGAACTGACTAATAACCGCAATTGGTGGGGATTATCTCTTGCCATGTTACCAGCTTTAGTCAGCGCCATGTGTGCCTGTACCTGGCATTATTTCGACAACGCCGAATCTCTGGAATGGATGGTAACACTTCAAGCTACCATGACTTTAGTTGGTAATTTTACGCTTTGGGCAACGGCGTATTTGATTTGGCGTTCTACCAAATCTGCTGACACTGTTGAACCAAACCCTATTAAATCAGAGTAA
- a CDS encoding leucine-rich repeat domain-containing protein: MTNEELLQIIEKAAREKETVLNLNHSQLSSLPPEISQLSNLTELSLFNNQLSSLPPEISQLSNLTHLYLDKNQLSSLPPEISQLSNLTELSLENNQFSSLSPEISQLSNLTELSLSGNQFSSLPLEISQLYNLTWLNLNQNQLSSLSPEISQLSNLTELFLNQNQLSSLPPEISQLSNLTELFLSGNQFSSLPPEISQLSNLEWLDLSCNQLSSLPPEISQLSNLEWLDLPGNQLSSLPPEISQLSNLIWLDLSYNQLSSLPPEISQLSNLTSLSLKNNPQLSSPPPEIVEQGTEAILTYLRARLEGKQ, translated from the coding sequence ATGACAAACGAAGAACTGTTGCAAATTATAGAAAAAGCTGCCAGGGAAAAGGAAACGGTGCTAAACCTCAATCACAGTCAACTCAGCAGTCTGCCACCAGAAATCAGCCAACTCTCCAACTTGACTGAGCTATCCCTCTTTAACAATCAACTCAGCAGTCTGCCACCAGAAATCAGCCAACTCTCCAACTTGACTCACCTATACCTCGATAAAAATCAACTCAGCAGCCTGCCGCCAGAAATCAGCCAACTCTCCAACTTGACTGAGCTATCCCTTGAGAACAATCAATTCAGCAGCCTGTCGCCAGAAATCAGCCAACTCTCCAACTTGACTGAGCTATCCCTCTCTGGTAATCAATTCAGCAGCCTGCCGTTAGAAATCAGCCAACTCTACAACTTGACATGGCTAAACCTCAATCAAAATCAACTCAGCAGCCTGTCGCCAGAAATCAGCCAACTTTCCAACTTGACTGAGCTATTCCTCAATCAAAATCAACTCAGCAGCCTACCGCCAGAAATCAGCCAACTCTCCAACTTGACTGAGCTATTCCTCTCTGGTAATCAATTCAGCAGCCTACCGCCAGAAATCAGCCAACTCTCAAACTTGGAATGGCTAGACCTCTCTTGTAATCAACTTAGCAGTCTACCGCCAGAAATCAGCCAACTCTCAAACTTGGAATGGCTAGACCTCCCTGGCAATCAACTCAGCAGCCTGCCGCCAGAAATCAGCCAACTCTCAAACTTAATATGGCTAGACCTCTCTTACAATCAACTCAGCAGCCTGCCGCCAGAAATCAGCCAACTCTCAAACTTGACAAGCCTATCCCTCAAGAACAATCCACAATTAAGCTCGCCGCCACCTGAAATTGTTGAGCAGGGAACGGAGGCAATTTTGACCTATCTCCGAGCCAGGTTAGAAGGTAAACAATAA
- the hisA gene encoding 1-(5-phosphoribosyl)-5-[(5-phosphoribosylamino)methylideneamino]imidazole-4-carboxamide isomerase translates to MDVIPAIDLLEGHCVRLYQGDYERSQVFSENPADVAKQWVDEGATRLHIVDLDGAKAGKVVNLKAIEVIAHAVSVPIEIGGGLRDRTSVQQVFNLGIQWAILGTIAVEQPQLVQELCQEFPEQIIIGIDARNGRVATRGWLETSEVLATQLAVQMQELGAAAIIYTDIHRDGTLTGPNLEALRELAAAISIPIIASGGVSSLTDLLSLLALEPQGISGVIVGRALYTGDILLKEALRAIGPGRIQDIPPNLGFSSFA, encoded by the coding sequence ATGGACGTAATTCCAGCGATTGATTTACTAGAAGGTCACTGTGTACGACTATATCAGGGAGACTACGAGCGCTCACAAGTTTTTAGCGAAAATCCTGCCGATGTTGCCAAACAGTGGGTAGATGAAGGTGCTACCAGACTGCATATAGTTGATCTAGATGGTGCCAAAGCAGGTAAAGTAGTAAATTTGAAGGCAATTGAAGTGATCGCTCATGCGGTGTCAGTGCCGATTGAAATTGGTGGAGGATTGCGCGATCGCACCAGCGTACAACAAGTATTCAATCTAGGCATACAGTGGGCAATTCTCGGCACTATCGCCGTAGAACAACCCCAACTAGTGCAAGAGCTCTGTCAAGAATTTCCCGAACAGATTATTATCGGTATTGATGCTCGTAACGGACGCGTAGCAACTCGTGGTTGGTTAGAAACCTCAGAAGTTTTAGCAACTCAATTGGCTGTACAAATGCAAGAATTGGGTGCAGCCGCCATAATTTACACAGATATTCACCGAGACGGTACACTCACAGGCCCCAATTTAGAAGCTTTGCGAGAACTTGCAGCAGCAATTTCCATCCCGATAATTGCCTCTGGTGGAGTCAGTTCTCTCACCGATTTATTGAGTTTGTTGGCATTAGAACCTCAAGGCATAAGTGGTGTGATTGTCGGACGTGCCTTGTATACTGGGGATATTTTACTCAAAGAAGCATTACGAGCGATCGGGCCTGGCCGGATTCAGGATATTCCACCGAATCTAGGTTTTTCTAGTTTTGCTTGA
- the csaB gene encoding polysaccharide pyruvyl transferase CsaB → MRVLLSGYYGKGNGGDEALLATLLQMLPSHVTPVVLSGNPEETRDRYNVETYDRMAPLPVLQALRSCDALIWGGGSLIQDVTSTISPFYYGGLMVLAQKMGLKTVAWAQGIGPLVRPQTRWLARQNFSNCTKISVRDRASAALLSDWQIPCIIAPDPVWALESQPVPGLWDLPAPRVAVTLRSHPQLTETRLANLTRALVDFQKATQAFILLLPFQKSEDLSIAEAIQPHLQDVSQILCLEDPQLLKGVFRGVEMAIGMRLHSLIMAAAEGCRCFALSYDPKINRLMEDLEMPGWDLASLPDDPNFISLTWMEHYANGEPLSPDQIKSLVDRALMHRELLSQAFL, encoded by the coding sequence ATGCGGGTATTATTGTCTGGGTATTACGGTAAAGGTAATGGTGGTGACGAAGCTTTATTAGCAACGCTTTTGCAAATGTTACCATCTCATGTAACGCCTGTGGTGCTTTCGGGCAATCCAGAAGAAACGCGCGATCGCTACAATGTAGAAACCTACGATCGCATGGCTCCTTTACCTGTATTGCAAGCTTTACGCTCTTGTGATGCCTTGATTTGGGGCGGCGGGAGTCTCATTCAAGATGTTACTAGTACTATCAGCCCATTTTATTATGGGGGACTGATGGTATTGGCGCAAAAAATGGGTTTGAAAACTGTTGCTTGGGCACAGGGTATCGGGCCGTTAGTGCGTCCGCAAACTCGTTGGCTAGCACGACAGAACTTTAGTAATTGTACCAAAATTAGTGTCCGCGATCGCGCCAGTGCGGCTTTATTATCTGATTGGCAAATTCCCTGTATTATAGCTCCTGACCCAGTTTGGGCATTGGAATCGCAACCAGTACCAGGACTTTGGGATTTACCTGCGCCGAGAGTTGCGGTAACGTTGCGATCGCATCCCCAACTTACAGAAACACGTCTAGCAAACTTAACTCGCGCTTTGGTTGACTTTCAAAAAGCCACGCAGGCTTTTATTTTATTACTGCCATTTCAAAAAAGCGAAGATTTAAGTATTGCCGAAGCCATTCAACCACACCTTCAAGATGTCAGCCAGATTTTATGTTTAGAAGATCCGCAACTTTTGAAAGGTGTTTTTCGCGGTGTCGAGATGGCAATTGGAATGCGTCTGCACAGCTTAATTATGGCTGCTGCTGAAGGTTGCCGTTGCTTTGCTCTTAGTTATGACCCCAAGATAAATCGTCTTATGGAAGATTTGGAAATGCCTGGTTGGGATTTAGCGAGTTTACCAGATGACCCTAATTTTATTAGTCTAACTTGGATGGAGCATTATGCTAATGGCGAGCCATTATCACCAGATCAAATAAAATCTTTAGTAGATAGGGCATTAATGCACCGTGAGTTATTGAGCCAAGCTTTTCTTTGA
- the fldA gene encoding flavodoxin FldA — protein MSKKIGLFYGTQTGNTESDAEKIRDEFGDDIVTLHPIYEADTSTFNEYDLLIIGSPTWDIGQLQSDWDGFFSDLDEIDFSGKLVAYFGDGDQYGYSDNFQDAIGILEEKISQRGGKTVGYWPTEGYDFENSRALRNGKFVGLALDQGSQSDLTDERIKTWVAQLKTEFGL, from the coding sequence ATGTCGAAAAAAATTGGTTTGTTTTACGGTACTCAAACTGGTAACACTGAATCTGATGCTGAAAAAATTCGGGATGAATTTGGTGATGATATTGTAACCTTACATCCCATTTACGAGGCAGATACTAGCACTTTTAATGAGTATGACTTGCTGATTATTGGCTCTCCTACTTGGGATATTGGTCAGCTTCAGAGCGATTGGGATGGCTTTTTCTCCGATCTAGATGAAATAGATTTTAGTGGAAAGCTAGTTGCCTATTTTGGTGATGGAGACCAATATGGCTATAGCGATAACTTCCAGGATGCAATAGGAATTCTAGAAGAAAAAATTTCCCAACGAGGTGGTAAAACTGTTGGTTACTGGCCAACTGAGGGATATGACTTTGAGAATTCTAGAGCCTTAAGAAATGGCAAGTTTGTCGGATTGGCACTTGATCAAGGTAGTCAATCTGATTTAACAGATGAGCGAATTAAAACTTGGGTTGCTCAGTTAAAAACAGAATTTGGTTTGTAG